The Microterricola viridarii genome segment GTCCTGGAACGGGATCGCGTTGCGCACGACAGAGACGTCCACACCGAACTGCTCGCGATACAGCCGCGCGATCGACTCGTTGACGGTGGTGATCGCCGCGGTGCGGGGGAGGTACTTGGCGCAGAGCGCCCGCATGAACGGCGCGACCAGCAGCCGCCAGGACAGGACGTGGGTGCGCTCCTCCGGCGCCCACTCGTGCATATCGCCCCAGACCGGGGCCCCGTGCGCGACGGCGTGCGCCAGGGGGAGGGCGCGGGCCTCGTTGGCCACGATCAGGTCGAATCGCTGCTCGCCGACCGCAGCGAGGGCCGCCCGGGCCGCCGGGGCCAGCATCTCGGCTGCGGTGAAACGGCGCAACGCCAAGTTCACCACCCCCGGAATCGTCTGCGGCAGCGAGGGCAGTGACGGGTCGATTGAGAGGTGGGCGGCGACACCGCTGGGCGCCGAACCATAGCCGAGGGTGGTCACGTCGCCGAACTCCTGCAACACGCGGAGCTGGCGCAGCACACGGGCGTCCGAGGGGAAGTTCGAGAAGGAAATGGAGAGGATGCGGGGGCGGCGAGGCATATGGACAAGTGTAGGCCGCGCGGTTCGGCGGCCCCCGGGCGCGGCTGGCCTAGGCTGGGACGACCCCACTGATATCGACTTGAAGAGGCAGCACCGTGCGCGTCGCGATCACCAAGAGCACTCTGAGGATCCCGCCGACCTACTTCGCGGTCAGTCACGCACTCCGGCTTCAGGGCGAGCATGAGTTCCGCTTCTTCTGCTACGTCGCCCAGGTCACGGATCCCGCGGTCACCGTGCCGATCATCGAGGCCGTCCCGCTCCGATCGCTCCCGTTCCGCCAGCGCGAACTGGTGATGCCGCTGTTCCTCGGCCGGATGCGCGGTCTCATCCAGCGCTTCCGTCCCGATGTGATCCACCAGCACTTCGCGACCTGGTCGCTCGCCGCCGTCGCTGCATCCAAACGGACCGGAGCGCCGCTGATCACCACGCTGCACGGCATCGACGTTTTCACCGCGCTCGGGCCGGCCGACACGGCCATGAAGCGCTGGCACCAGCGCAACTTCCGGGCGGCGGCGGCGCAGAGCACAGTCGTGCTCGCCGTGAGCCAGTACCTGGCCGGCCAGGCGCGGGCAGCCGGCGTCCCCGCCCACAAGATCCAGGTGCATTACCAGGGCATCGACACCGACTACTTCAGCCCGGCCGCCCGGGGGGACTCCCGCGCCCGCGTCCCCATCGTGCTCTTCGTCGGGGCGCTCTCGGCCCGCAAAGGGCTGCCAGACCTGCTCGAAGCCTCTGACCGTCTGCAGGCGAGCCACCCGCACGAGCTGGTCGTCGTCGGTGACGGGCCGCTCCGCGCGCAGTTGTCTGAGCGCGTCGCCACGGGCCGGGTGCGCGTGACCGGGTCGATCCCGCGCGACGAGATCCGCGAGGAGATGCGCCGCGCGCACGTGCTCGTGTTGCCGACGCAGGAGACCAACGGCTGGCGGGAGGCCGCCGGCCTCGTGCTGCTCGAGGCGCAGGCCTGCGGCACCCCCGCCGTCGCCTACCGGAGTGGCGGAGCGCCCGAGATGATGGCGGAGGGTCTGAGCGGGCTGCTCGCCGCCGAGAAGAACGTCGCCGAGCTCACCGCTGCCCTCGGCACGGTTTTGGCCCTGCCCGCCGGCGAGTACGCGGCGATGCGAGTGGCCGCCCGCGCTTTCGCGGTGAACGAGCGCAGCCTGGCCCGAAGCGCCGAGGAGCTCTCGCGCACCTACGCGGCTGCCGCCGCGGGGCGGCCAGAGACGCCACTCAGCTAGGAACGTTTAGACTTGGGTCTCTCGCCGGCTCGCTGGCAGGAATCCATTGTGGGCAATGGAGTCGTCGAGCACGGATTGAAGGAGCACCTCATCAGCACCAGTATTGAGTCGCGCACGTGGCTCATCGTGCCCCTCTACAACGAGGCGACGGTTGTGCGCTCGGTGATTGCGGAGGCAATCAAGACGTTCCCGCACATCGTCTGCGTGGATGACGGAAGCACCGACGACTCGGTGCGGGAGGCCGCAGCGGCCGGAGCCGTCGTTGTGCGGCATCCCATCAATCTCGGGCAGGGCGCAGCACTGCGCACCGGGCTCGACTTCGCGCTGCGCGACCCGCACGCCGACTACTTCGTGACCTTCGACTCCGACGGCCAGCACCAGGTCTCCGACGCGCTCGCCATGGTGCAGCGCCTCGAAGACGAGCCGCTCGACATCGTCGTCGGATCGCGCTTCCTCGACGATCGAACCCAGCCGGGCCGGGTCAAGAAGCTCGTGCTGAAGCTCGCCATCTTCTTCGAGCGGGTGAGCACCGGGGTGCGGCTCACCGACGCGCACAACGGGCTGCGTGCGCTGAACCGGCACGCGGCGTCGGTGATCCAGATCGAACAGAACCGGATGGCCCACGCCTCCGAGATCGTCTTCGAGATCGGCCGCAAGAATCTGCGCTACGCGGAACAGTCGGTGCACGTTATCTACACCGACTATTCGCGGTCGAAGGGCCAGTCGATCTGGAACTCGATCAACATTCTCAACGACCTTTTCATCAAGTAGGAGCGAACATGGGCGGCGACCAGCTTGCGATCAAGGTTGTCTTGATCGTCGTATTCGCGGTGTTTGGAATCTTCCTGATGGTTCCGGGCCGCGGGGTGCGGCACACCGCGTTGCGACGCTTGGCCATGGCCGGTCTGTTGGTGGTCACCGTGCTCGCCGTGATCTTCCCCGGCGCGGTCAACAGCGTCGCCAACATCCTGGGTGTCGGGCGTGGAACAGACCTGCTCCTGTACGGCCTGATCGTCGTGTTCGTCGGCAACACCCTGATCGTGCAACGGCGCCAGCGCAACACGGAACGCCAGATCACGGCGCTGGCCAGACAGCTTGCGCTCATGCAGGCGCTGACCCCCGCCGGCAACACCCCGGGTGGGGACAATGACCGCGACGAGACGGCGGGCGACCGGTAGCCCGGTGGGCCTAGCCTAGGGTTGAACGTGTGAGAACTCTGATTACCGGTGGGGCTGGCTACATCGGCGCCCACATCGTTCGCCTGTTGCGCGAGCGCGGCGACGACGTCGTGATCGTCGATGACTTGGCAACCGGGTCCCGTTCCCGGGTCGCTGACGTGCCCGTGCACGTGCTGGACCTGACCGCGGACGGCGCCGTCGACTCCCTCGTCACCGTGATGCGTGAACACCGGGTCGAGGCCGTCGTGCACCTCGCAGCCCGCAAACGGGTCGATGAATCCGTGCGGCGTCCCGCCTGGTACTTCGCCCAGAACATCGGCGGGCTGGCAGCTGTCCTCGAGGCGATGCAGCAGGCCGGCGTCGGAAAACTCCTCTTCTCCTCCTCGGCGGCCGT includes the following:
- a CDS encoding glycosyltransferase yields the protein MRVAITKSTLRIPPTYFAVSHALRLQGEHEFRFFCYVAQVTDPAVTVPIIEAVPLRSLPFRQRELVMPLFLGRMRGLIQRFRPDVIHQHFATWSLAAVAASKRTGAPLITTLHGIDVFTALGPADTAMKRWHQRNFRAAAAQSTVVLAVSQYLAGQARAAGVPAHKIQVHYQGIDTDYFSPAARGDSRARVPIVLFVGALSARKGLPDLLEASDRLQASHPHELVVVGDGPLRAQLSERVATGRVRVTGSIPRDEIREEMRRAHVLVLPTQETNGWREAAGLVLLEAQACGTPAVAYRSGGAPEMMAEGLSGLLAAEKNVAELTAALGTVLALPAGEYAAMRVAARAFAVNERSLARSAEELSRTYAAAAAGRPETPLS
- a CDS encoding glycosyltransferase family 2 protein — its product is MGNGVVEHGLKEHLISTSIESRTWLIVPLYNEATVVRSVIAEAIKTFPHIVCVDDGSTDDSVREAAAAGAVVVRHPINLGQGAALRTGLDFALRDPHADYFVTFDSDGQHQVSDALAMVQRLEDEPLDIVVGSRFLDDRTQPGRVKKLVLKLAIFFERVSTGVRLTDAHNGLRALNRHAASVIQIEQNRMAHASEIVFEIGRKNLRYAEQSVHVIYTDYSRSKGQSIWNSINILNDLFIK
- a CDS encoding DUF2304 domain-containing protein, with protein sequence MGGDQLAIKVVLIVVFAVFGIFLMVPGRGVRHTALRRLAMAGLLVVTVLAVIFPGAVNSVANILGVGRGTDLLLYGLIVVFVGNTLIVQRRQRNTERQITALARQLALMQALTPAGNTPGGDNDRDETAGDR